TGTAATTCTTCTTAAACAGCCTATTTACGGCTTTGACTAATGCAATGGAAAATTTGGGCATCGATTTGTCACAAGCCAGTGTCACCGTGCACGTCAATCTGGGCAGGAGAGCAATTTCCAGGTCTAATAATATATCCAGTGCAAAGGTGGAAGCTCTCAATCTACTCATGAATATTTAACTGAAATAATTTGAAATGTGTCTATCATGGAATATATTTATTTAGCATCTTGCAAAAAAATACTAATAAGAAAGGAGTCGTGATTACCAGCCTAACTTTGTTCTCAACCACAATATGGTCCATGATTAATACAGTGGCACATGTGACACACTTAGAATCTGGACCTTAGAAACACAAACTGTACTCTGTATTACAGAGTATTTATGTTTTTGTAAAACGGCAGTATAATAGAGGTGGCAAATAGTAGGTTCTTgctattacaaaaatcaattaaCTTGTAATTTTTTATTGAAGACGGATTTGCGTTATGCAAACGCTGTCCATTTTTACTTTACTACTGGCTGTTTGCTAATGCCCTTCTGTATGTCAAATTTTGTGGTAGGTGCATACTAATAATAAAATTGATCATGTGCTTTCCATAAACGGAATTGTAACTACAGTTAATCATATTTTTTTTTTGTTCAATGATGCCCATTATTCATTCAAGTACTCTCCTGATCTTATTTCTTTAAATGGGAGCAGAAAGACATGCCAGCCGCAAACTAAATCATACAAGGTGCTGGGCAGGCCAAAAGCTGTTAGGAATCTGAGGAAGCGTCGAAGAGGCAGTCTAGTAGGAGTCATTCCTGGATCTCAACTTGCTTTTATGGATAAACCCTTTCTGCTATATCTTCCCGTGGCCCTCCCTTATCCTCGCTGAGTGtaaattaaattattatttttgaaagCACACTATCTTATGTGTACATTTGTTATATATGATGTAATTAGCTGATTGTCGGTCTGTGGAAACTACAGCCTACCCCGTCTCAGAAGAAGGAAAAACTGCAATATATCTTTTTGTTGAGTGTCAATAAACTAGGAGTACAACATATTATGAGAGCTCTTTCCCCTGCCTCCCTACATGACACCCACGGTTACAACATACCAACAAAAAATGTTTTCTGGCTAGCAACAAAGTTATGTGAAATTTGTCCAAATGATAGATTTTGCAACATGCCTGAATCGGCAGCAGAACATGAGTGCACGACCCATGGGTCCTGAGGGCTACCAAAATGCCGAGAAACACCACACCCATATGGCTACAGCCCCAGAAACAAGTGAAAACCTCAGAATTTGATAACATTGCCCGAATCAGCACCAGACCAAGGCCCTCATGTAATGACGATTGCAAAAGGTGTCTGAGATTCCTAAAAACCATAGGCTATTACAACCACGATTACGATCAAATTCTCAAGACTCAGCAACCTACCGAACCGGCACAAAAGATCGTGACCAACAGGTGATGGCAACTAAAACTACATCCATATTTACAAGCAAACTACCTCTCCGACATCTCACTGTATCATCTCCATCTGTAACACGGCCTCTTCGCTTCCTGATGCCGACTGTTGTTATGTTTAAACCTAACTACTATAGAAAACTGAGTTGCAAGGAGAAGGGCCTTCAGCTGTTGTCAGTGTAGTCTTGCAGCCTCTGCCCGATAATATAGCGCTCATCCCTGATAGAATCGTGGAGTTTCACCAGGACACCCCAGAATACCTTGGCAAGGTAGCAGAGCGCATATAAGGCGAGGCTGCCCAGCCATGCGAAATGGTACACCGTCGAGTTCACCGCAGCAGAGTAGCCAAACCTTGGGAAAAGGCCCTTCGCAAGCACATAAGGAACACACAGAACAATCACTAGCTTCATGGTGATAGGCATCAATATATCTTGCAAGACCCACTTTGCCCTCAACCCTGCAAAGCCATCATCCTTTGCCCGAGTAAGCTTCCAGTCCCATCTTCCATCAATGAAATGAGCCAGGAAAGGCGCGTCCCTTGTCCAATGAGCCTTCAACAATGGTAACAAAAATATCTAATTAGAATAACCTGGCAAATTACCAGCAAACTACTACATTAAGTAACCATGTGCCCATTGCAAGATCAGTCAGAATAGAAACTCAGCCATCATTGGGCAGATATTGGCAATTGATACTTGATAGCATGCCTGAGGCGGCACGGGAGACGAATTAAATATTGCAGGCTTTCTCAATGGGAAGAGTCAATTACAAAAATATTGTGACTAATAACAACAAAACAGCTTTGCAAATGAGATGGACTAAAATAAAATATGCACTGTTCATTTTGATAATTCGCTTTAGCAAGGAAACTATGCATTTTGCAACTGGTACACTTTTGgtgtcatgtactccctcctttccaaaatacttgtcatggttttagttcgaATTAAAACTACGACAAgcattttagaacggagggagtagcaaatttTCCCAAATAATTGCGATCGCCTGATTATGCCAAGTATGGTGCATACATGATAAATACAAGTTAAGACATCAGAAAAGTGACAAGACAAGTTGCATCTCACCAAATTAGTCCAGAATTTCAGCAATAGCATCCCCAGGAACCAAATGCTGAAGAAGTCTAGAACTGGAATGTCATCAGAGGGCACAATGAAGGGTGACATCACCAGAAAATCAACCAGGAACTTGAAGGGTGATATCAGGAGAAAATCAACCAGCAATCCTATTAGAATGGGAATGATAACAATCTGGCAACAAACAACAAGTTACTGAACTGTtttatcaaaataaaataaaaatgaaaccaCCTCAATTAAAATGCTCACCCATATGAACAAAAGAGGAGAGCTCTTCAGAGCAGTTATACCCCACTTGCAGATAACAGAAGCTAGAATGCATGTTCTCCCAGATGTCATGTAGACAAATGAATCTCTAGAGGCGGCAATAATAGTTGATATGGTGCAAAATCCAACAGCAAACGCAAACAGATCTAAAAGAAAGATTACCCAAGTAAGCCCAAATAAGATGAATAACATAAACAAACATTCACTTCATTTACAGAGGAATTTCAGTGATCATCTCTGAGCAATTATTACCATTGGACTTCAATCCACCTGCTACTGGCAGCTGAGGGATGGCCAACAATAATGCACGCCCAACTGAGATTGGAAAGATAAGCACAACAGTGTTGAGTATCACAACAGTCAACCATGCTAGCACTACAAGTAGTGTCATTCGAACTGCAACAGATCTCCTGTTACAATGTGTAAGAAGGGTAAATATCTTCTAGAAAAATTGTGCAGCCAACATCTTGAGTTTGCAAAACATTAATTAGTTGAATGGTAAAAAATGAGCAGGCAAGTATAGGAAATAAAAACGAGATTAGAAAAAGAATTCAAAGAAAATATAATTTATTTTGACTGAAGACTAAAATTGCCGTACTGAAGATGCAACAATGGTACGCATATTTGTTTCTTGAAGTcaatgttcaggatatcggtaactGGTACCATATCAGTTGGGTGCTGGGTAGGGATTAAACGGTGAATCAGCCATTTAACTAAATTTATCGGTAACCCATTTATCAGGAGGTCAACTAGGGCCATATCAATACATCCTAGGCTATATAGCAACATGCAATGTACTAAGtatctaaatatgcaatcctaggctacatagcaacaaggaaatTGTTGCCTTGATGTTCTGATGTTGCAGCCGATCTGGAAGGCCATAAACCTGAACATTGAAACATAGGGAGGGAACGGGCCAGTTTTGGGCTAAAAAAGGCCTAGCAGTTAATTGACCCAGCCGATAATTCAGCTTGACAACTGATAAATCGGCTTGTCAGACAAATTAACTGAACCTACCAGTTAATGGCTCGAATAGCGCGTTCTCATATCGGGAGGGGTCTGAATAGCAGTTAACTGACCTATATTTGGAACAGTGTTTGAAGTATTGTTTTTACATGATCCATAGTGCCCATATGGAAGTAATGTCAGACAGTACAACCATATATGGATCTCACTTCAATATTTGATCCAGTTTGTACAAGTTTGAGGATCCAAATATTCGATTACCAGTTCTGTGGCATACTAGAACCACCTATGCAATGTTTAACCCCCAAAAGATGGAAATTCCTGTGACGAGACACATTTGGGAAGATATATACCGAGATTGGGTACCCTCTTCATTCTAAAGATAAAAGTGTGCAAAAAGAACAAACACCAACACTACTGCCTAACCACCAGAATGCATGTATCTTAAATGAATAGTCAACAATGAAATCATATAAAGAAATAAAATTAGATCATATTAGAGAATGGGTGTGGGAGCATCAGGTTACAAATAGTGCAGAATGTACAGTCCCTTGAGTGAACAAAAATATGGGAGTTTACCTATTAGCCATAGCTTCGTAAGTGCTGCCATACTGGTCATTTGGTGCGACACTATTACTAACCTCATGTCCAGATGCTCCGTCAGGCTGGACAATCAACAAATCTAATAGACCAAGAGCTTGTCCAGTAGTGGCAAACCAATTTCGCAGTATCTTCTCCACCAGTTTGCGAGGTTGAAGGTATTTGAGTGTATTGCAAATGAGAAACCTCAGAAGGACAATGCCAGAAAGTAACTCTGCGTAGGTCCGTGGCGCTTGCCAAAATGATGTGCCCTTAGTAGGTGGATCGAAGTAGCTACAGTTCATAATATTAAAATAAATGCGTTGAATCACCAAAGACTGGCAGATGCAtaagatgaagaagaaaaaagaatacTTACATGATATCTAATGGGAACAACTTAGGTGCCAATCCACCAGCGATTTGAACAGGAACAAGAAAGACCATACCAACATTGATAATGCCAACAAAAAGACGAGGAAGCTTCTTGAAAGAGATAATATAGAATGGTTCGCGCATGCATGGTTTCACATTATGCTCTTCAGCAAGATGGAAAAATGGAATACTAACTCCTGGCCTCAGTATCTattcacaagcaaacaaaaaaattaCTGTTACACCCCTGAAACATATACTGCATGCACTACGAAATGATGAGACCACAAATACAGTACGATAAATACCGGGCGAAGAAGACTGGACAATTTGGAGCGTAGTATCAAAAAGATGCATCCAGTAAGCCAATGTAGAGTAATAGAAGAAAAGGATGAAGCCCACAGAAGTTTGAACCTTTGATGTATTGTTGCACCAAACATTTTCGAAGTACAGATATCAAGAGACCAGCCAAAGAGCAAGGGGAATACTATAATCATGTTTATGACATTAAGAGAAAAGTTGGCAAAAGTGATCAAATTTGCGATCCCTCTGAAGAACATCTGGCAGAGAGAGAATGTCTTGCGGATCATTACATGTATACGATGCAGCCATCTAAAGGGGCTCAACAACCAGCATGTCCCATCAGCCAAGATCTTGAAGAAAATGGCAATCAGAAGTCGTTCTCCCCTCGAGTATTGATGGAAAGTATGCATCCCACCAAAAGTTACACCCAGTGAAAAGATAAATCCATATCCAATTAAAAGGATATAAGCTGTTGAAGCGTATGAGTTGACATCATCCACATTTCCAAAATTGAAACACGAAACGCACCATAGGATTATCCTTCCCAACGTGAAGGGAACAAAACCAAACATGAAAGCAATGCCTATGTCAACTATTACCACCTGAATAGAAAATGATTTAGTTAGAATTTTCCGAAATTAAGTATATTAAAAAAGATAAGCAGAAGATATCTGAAGCCTCCATCCTACAAAAGCAATAAAGCATCCACATGTGGTGTTGAAGCATTGTCCAAAAATGTTAATTAAAACCATGGTGGAACTAGCCCAACAAGGTAACAAAAGCTACAGCAACAACACAATGATTAAAGCACCAAGGAGGACAAGGTTAGCCACTCATGGAGGTGCACTCAAAATAATGGCCTAAGAAATCCTAAACCTACATATTAGGAATAGTCATCCAACATTGCACTTTCTACGCCTCCAGGGTCCAGACTGATGGACAGCAAACCATATTGATGATGTCTCTCCCAATTGCAGGGTAGGAAAAAGGTAAAGAACTGAACGCCATCCAGTTTTACAAAAGAACTCGTACTATTTTGGTCCATGTGATGACCAAATCATTTAAGTTTTGCTATTACTCGCAATAGCCAGGACCGTAAGCGGCATCTTCCCTTTGAACTGAAGTTATACTCTACTATGACCAGTGTTAAGCAAAACCATGACAAGATGTGCTTAATCTCTAGAATATAACTTCATTAATCAGTGCTCTACTCCTGCAGGTAGAATGTAGAATCCTCCCATCACAGTAAACAAGAAACAGTAGTTGGTGTTGGATGAAAAAACCCTTAATGCCAGGCTCTTGTGAATTAGAATTTGCTTCTCTACTTAGTCATAAGATGTGCAAAGCTTGTGGACGTTCCCTCAGAAAAGGAAAACGATAAATGTACAGTCAGAGGACAGTGGGGAGATCAAAGCAAGAAGCGTACCATCAAGGAAGCTTCCACAGTATGCAGCGCAAGGACTTGCAGGCTATCCAATCCCCCAAATCTGTTTTGAAGGTGAGTTTCCAGGCGAGCAACCCAGAGAGCAAATGGAGCAACAGCATCAGCACCAATTCTGGCGAGCCCGTTAAGCTGTCTAAAATGGCCAAGGTCCCTGACGAAGGCTCTTCTGATAGAAACACAGGCGAATATGGTATCCACGGAAGGCATGAACCTGAACCTGTAGAACCCATCTGCAAAGAAGGAGGTGGCGGAGAGCCGGAGGGAGAGCAGGTGTCTCACTTGAGCAAAGCTCCTGGAGAGAGCGAGGCGCCATGTCCAGAGAGTGGTGACGGGCATGATGAATTCCCAGACGAGGACCGCGACGACGAGGGAGAGCAGCACGATAACCCAACCCATGACCTTGTTGGCCAAGCCGAGCATGAATTCGGAAAGGGGCAGCCTCGCAGGGGCGTTTGGAGCGTAGAGAGGGCTGATGGTGATCTCGCGGCTGCACACCTGATCGAAGGAGCAGAGGAACATGAGCATCGCGTCGAATTGGAACTCGAAGATTAAGCTAAGCGCGAACCACACAGCAACAGCATGAATCGAAATTAGCAAACAAGGGCATGGACCATTCATGGCGGATATGATCGATGCCGAGAGAGGGCAGGCGGAGGCGAAGACTAGAGGGATACCTCGCACCGGGATTGGCGGCTGGTGGCGAGCCATCGGAGGAGGCAGTCGTCGTGGACGAACCTGATGCTGCCGCTGCAGGCGCAGGGGCGGCGCAGAGGGCGATCCGCCTCGGCTGGGAAGCGGCAGATGCGGCACTGGTCCCCATCCTCGTCATCCGAGCCGTCCGCCGCGGAGGAGAGCGCGGTCTCCGGCGGAGGGACGGCGGCCATCCTCGGCGAAGCTTCCCTTGgtctctcccctctcccctccccctctcgAAAGAAGACACCCTCCGTGCGCTCCTCTTTCTCTCGCTTC
The sequence above is drawn from the Triticum aestivum cultivar Chinese Spring chromosome 7A, IWGSC CS RefSeq v2.1, whole genome shotgun sequence genome and encodes:
- the LOC123147838 gene encoding probable E3 ubiquitin ligase SUD1; this translates as MAAVPPPETALSSAADGSDDEDGDQCRICRFPAEADRPLRRPCACSGSIRFVHDDCLLRWLATSRQSRCEVCSREITISPLYAPNAPARLPLSEFMLGLANKVMGWVIVLLSLVVAVLVWEFIMPVTTLWTWRLALSRSFAQVRHLLSLRLSATSFFADGFYRFRFMPSVDTIFACVSIRRAFVRDLGHFRQLNGLARIGADAVAPFALWVARLETHLQNRFGGLDSLQVLALHTVEASLMVVIVDIGIAFMFGFVPFTLGRIILWCVSCFNFGNVDDVNSYASTAYILLIGYGFIFSLGVTFGGMHTFHQYSRGERLLIAIFFKILADGTCWLLSPFRWLHRIHVMIRKTFSLCQMFFRGIANLITFANFSLNVINMIIVFPLLFGWSLDICTSKMFGATIHQRFKLLWASSFSSITLHWLTGCIFLILRSKLSSLLRPILRPGVSIPFFHLAEEHNVKPCMREPFYIISFKKLPRLFVGIINVGMVFLVPVQIAGGLAPKLFPLDIIYFDPPTKGTSFWQAPRTYAELLSGIVLLRFLICNTLKYLQPRKLVEKILRNWFATTGQALGLLDLLIVQPDGASGHEVSNSVAPNDQYGSTYEAMANRRSVAVRMTLLVVLAWLTVVILNTVVLIFPISVGRALLLAIPQLPVAGGLKSNDLFAFAVGFCTISTIIAASRDSFVYMTSGRTCILASVICKWGITALKSSPLLFIWIVIIPILIGLLVDFLLISPFKFLVDFLVMSPFIVPSDDIPVLDFFSIWFLGMLLLKFWTNLAHWTRDAPFLAHFIDGRWDWKLTRAKDDGFAGLRAKWVLQDILMPITMKLVIVLCVPYVLAKGLFPRFGYSAAVNSTVYHFAWLGSLALYALCYLAKVFWGVLVKLHDSIRDERYIIGQRLQDYTDNS